From Alienimonas californiensis, a single genomic window includes:
- a CDS encoding type II secretion system F family protein — translation MSLETLLPFAVGGAILFSALGAVSLFSNARSSADDRLDRLRDPRRRGDKQEKSRGAGFRNAAQRAAPALSKALTPKTDAEVSALRLRLVNAGFHSPAAPQLYLALKSAVALGGLAAGFVYGTANYGMTLNTAFSAIIVGGLAFYLPEGVLYFIVKSRKEQIFLGLPDVLDLLVVCVEAGLGLDAGMRRVAQELEDTHEAVCEEINICNKQLNLGSPRRQVLHDLGVRTGVDDMRALAAVLIQADKFGSSIGEALRTQSDSMRIKRRQLAEERAQQTAVKLIFPLVLFIFPGIFAVLVGPAALMIIDGVLV, via the coding sequence ATGTCCCTCGAAACCCTGCTGCCCTTCGCCGTCGGCGGGGCGATTCTGTTCTCGGCTCTGGGAGCGGTCAGTCTGTTTTCCAACGCCCGCAGCTCCGCGGACGATCGGCTGGACCGGCTGCGGGACCCCCGCCGCCGCGGCGACAAGCAGGAGAAGTCCCGCGGCGCGGGATTCAGGAACGCTGCGCAAAGAGCCGCGCCCGCCCTGTCCAAAGCGTTGACGCCGAAGACGGACGCGGAGGTCTCCGCCCTCCGCCTGCGCCTGGTGAATGCCGGCTTCCACAGTCCGGCGGCGCCGCAATTGTACCTCGCGCTGAAATCCGCCGTGGCCCTCGGCGGCCTGGCGGCCGGCTTCGTGTACGGCACGGCGAACTACGGGATGACGCTCAATACGGCCTTCTCCGCCATTATCGTCGGCGGTTTGGCCTTCTACCTGCCGGAGGGCGTCCTTTACTTCATAGTGAAGTCCCGCAAGGAACAGATCTTTCTCGGGCTGCCGGACGTGCTGGACCTGTTGGTGGTCTGCGTCGAAGCCGGATTGGGATTGGACGCGGGCATGCGGCGGGTCGCCCAGGAACTGGAAGACACACATGAAGCCGTCTGCGAGGAAATTAATATCTGCAACAAGCAACTGAACCTCGGTTCGCCGCGGCGTCAGGTATTGCACGACCTCGGCGTGCGGACCGGCGTGGACGATATGCGAGCCCTCGCCGCCGTGCTGATTCAGGCCGACAAGTTCGGCAGCAGCATCGGCGAGGCGCTGCGGACGCAAAGCGATTCGATGCGAATCAAACGCCGCCAACTCGCGGAGGAGCGCGCCCAGCAGACGGCGGTCAAGCTGATCTTCCCGCTGGTTCTGTTTATTTTCCCGGGCATATTTGCGGTGCTGGTCGGGCCGGCGGCGCTGATGATCATCGACGGCGTGCTGGTCTGA
- a CDS encoding oxidoreductase, protein MARYFKYKSADDLAADAAERGVPIDLSEDLEPLFAPLDVPVPGGSLRTVGNRLAVQPMEGCDGTPDGRPDELTYRRYCRFGAGGAKLIWGEATAVADDGRMNPRQLWLADHSASEIADMLSGCREEHRAACGEDGDLLVGLQLTHSGRYSFRGPLIPVRDPLLDPRTVNKSTGGPIADDFPILSDDDLRRIQDQFVTAATLAREVGCDFVDIKQCHKYLLCELLAATNRPGNYGGSYENRTRFIRELIGRIREEVPGLLIASRFNAYDGVPFHKGADGLGEPDAHATPLTNSFGTDAHDHAQLALDEPRRLAADLAAWGVSLLNVSSGNPYACPHLVRPAENPPTDGYHQPEHPLVGIHRHFALTAAVQEAAVTPQGVRVPVVGSGYSWLQDYAFAAAAANVAAGRCDVVGYGRGSLSHPDFARSLRESGALNRKQVCRTFSYCTNIMRTKDHPLGQYPTGCPPFDREVYDPIYKEVKAKLAGS, encoded by the coding sequence GTGGCCCGATATTTCAAGTACAAGTCCGCCGACGATCTCGCCGCCGACGCCGCCGAGCGCGGCGTGCCGATCGACCTGTCGGAGGACTTGGAGCCGTTGTTCGCACCGCTGGACGTTCCCGTTCCCGGCGGGTCGTTACGAACGGTCGGCAACCGGCTGGCGGTCCAGCCGATGGAAGGCTGCGACGGCACGCCGGACGGTCGGCCGGACGAACTGACCTATCGTCGATATTGCCGCTTCGGCGCCGGCGGCGCCAAGTTGATCTGGGGCGAGGCGACGGCGGTCGCAGACGACGGCCGGATGAATCCCCGGCAACTCTGGCTAGCGGATCACTCCGCCTCCGAGATCGCCGACATGCTCTCCGGCTGCCGCGAGGAACACCGCGCCGCCTGCGGCGAGGACGGCGATCTGCTCGTCGGCCTGCAACTGACCCACTCCGGCCGCTACAGCTTCCGCGGCCCGCTGATCCCGGTCCGCGACCCGCTGCTGGATCCCCGCACGGTCAATAAATCGACCGGCGGACCGATCGCGGACGATTTTCCGATCCTGTCCGACGACGATCTCCGCCGCATCCAGGATCAATTCGTCACTGCCGCGACGCTGGCCCGGGAGGTCGGCTGCGACTTCGTCGACATTAAGCAGTGTCATAAATACCTGCTCTGCGAACTGCTTGCCGCGACGAATCGGCCCGGAAACTACGGCGGCAGCTACGAGAACCGCACCCGGTTCATTCGTGAACTGATCGGTCGGATTCGGGAGGAGGTTCCCGGATTATTGATCGCCAGCCGGTTCAACGCCTATGACGGCGTCCCGTTCCATAAGGGGGCGGACGGACTGGGCGAACCAGACGCCCACGCCACGCCGCTGACGAACAGTTTCGGCACCGACGCGCACGATCACGCGCAACTGGCGCTGGACGAACCGCGACGGTTGGCCGCCGATCTGGCCGCGTGGGGCGTGAGCCTGCTGAACGTATCCAGCGGGAATCCCTACGCCTGCCCGCACCTGGTGCGGCCGGCCGAGAACCCGCCGACGGACGGCTATCACCAGCCGGAGCATCCGCTTGTCGGCATCCACCGTCACTTCGCCCTCACCGCGGCGGTGCAGGAGGCCGCGGTGACGCCGCAGGGAGTGCGCGTCCCGGTCGTGGGCAGCGGATATAGCTGGTTGCAGGACTACGCCTTCGCCGCGGCCGCGGCGAACGTCGCCGCGGGGCGGTGCGACGTCGTCGGCTACGGCCGCGGCTCGCTCTCCCACCCGGACTTCGCCCGCTCGCTGCGGGAGTCCGGCGCTCTGAACCGCAAGCAGGTCTGCCGCACGTTCAGTTATTGCACGAACATCATGCGGACGAAGGACCACCCGCTGGGACAGTACCCCACCGGCTGCCCGCCCTTCGACCGGGAGGTGTACGACCCGATTTACAAAGAGGTGAAGGCGAAGCTCGCCGGGTCCTGA
- a CDS encoding type II secretion system F family protein translates to MIASPLVISLFAFGFVALLALAAMVTWRNSAATDVEDRLTALVGGKKAAPKLKTSELLAEASDGMSGLAGRIGGSLTKLGLILEQADNPMTPNTFFIATGGCAFAGFAAAVLGGAPAPLYPIAALIASVGPFGYVLFIRRQRHKRFAAQMPDALELIARALRSGHSLASGLHVVVEEMPQPVSKEFSLAYEEQNLGLPLEHALKNMLKRVPNMDLKFFVTAVAIQRAAGGDMAEILDKLSHLIRERFQIMGQVQALTGEGRISGLVLMALPVGTFLAIYYINPSYIEPLFEDPRGRMMIGVATVLQVVGAVVIKKIVNIKI, encoded by the coding sequence ATGATCGCCTCGCCGCTGGTTATCTCGCTGTTCGCCTTCGGGTTCGTCGCGCTGCTGGCGCTCGCGGCGATGGTCACCTGGCGGAACAGCGCCGCCACGGACGTCGAGGACCGTCTCACCGCCCTGGTCGGCGGGAAAAAGGCCGCCCCGAAGCTGAAAACCAGCGAACTGCTGGCCGAAGCCTCCGACGGGATGAGCGGCCTGGCGGGGCGGATCGGCGGGTCGCTAACGAAGCTCGGCCTGATCCTGGAGCAGGCGGACAACCCGATGACGCCGAACACGTTCTTTATCGCCACCGGCGGGTGCGCCTTCGCGGGCTTCGCCGCCGCGGTGCTCGGCGGGGCGCCGGCCCCGCTGTACCCGATCGCCGCCCTAATCGCCTCGGTGGGGCCGTTCGGCTACGTCCTGTTCATCCGCCGTCAGCGGCATAAGCGGTTCGCGGCGCAGATGCCGGACGCGTTGGAGTTAATCGCCCGCGCCCTCCGCAGCGGGCACAGCCTCGCCAGCGGCCTGCACGTCGTCGTCGAGGAGATGCCGCAGCCCGTCAGCAAGGAGTTCAGCCTGGCTTACGAGGAGCAGAACCTCGGCCTGCCGCTGGAACACGCGCTCAAGAACATGCTGAAGCGGGTCCCCAATATGGACTTGAAGTTCTTCGTGACCGCGGTCGCCATTCAACGGGCGGCCGGCGGCGATATGGCGGAGATCCTCGACAAATTGAGCCATCTGATCCGCGAACGTTTCCAGATCATGGGTCAGGTGCAGGCCCTCACCGGGGAGGGCCGCATCTCCGGGCTGGTGCTGATGGCCCTGCCCGTGGGGACCTTTCTGGCAATCTACTACATCAACCCGAGCTACATCGAGCCGCTGTTCGAGGACCCCCGCGGCCGCATGATGATCGGCGTGGCGACTGTCTTGCAGGTCGTCGGGGCCGTTGTCATCAAGAAAATCGTCAATATTAAAATCTAG